CATGTTTGCACTTTGCAGATCTATGGAATCAGATAGGTGACAGCAAAGCAAGACAGATGGCAGAATGCTCCCGCAACCCCACTGGAAGGTGTTAACACTTGTCGTTTACACTTATCCAGTCCCCTCAGATTTGTACACTGCAGAGCTAAAGGCTATTTTCAAACCAGACCAACATGCAAATGTTACTTCTTTTAAGTAGTCGTCCGAGAATGGTATTGACAGCAATATTTTTGAATGCTGTGTTACAGGTGTGTTGTGAGTTTGTGCCACGGTTTGGGGCGGAATTTTCACACAAGAGAAATATTCTTACCCCCAAGATGTTCATCTTTTCCAGGAGACGTTGGATGTCCTGAAGGTTGGGTGGGTCCTTGCGGAACAACTCCAAGATCATCTAAAATAATGGGACAAAAATTGTATATGATTTTTCTAATACACAGTTTCAAAACCACCCCTCCCATGACCACACATCATGTCACTCACCCTTGCTCGCAGGCCCAGGATGAGTTGAGCCCTCTGTTTGAAACTCAGCAACTTTGGAACAGCTTCAGTCACCACAGTTACAAATTCCTCGACCTTCCCATAGTGCATCACATTGCGTTGATTCACCACATGCCATACAAATGAATACATCAGCCGCAGGGGAGAAACCAATAGTcgcaaagaggagagaggaagtgggGGACCTATAGCAAGACGATAGAACAACATGTTAGCTTGTGTGGCTTCATCTTCTTTCTTTAGCAACAAATACCTCCAGCAAcatggctaactagctagcaaactTAATTTAGAAGGCAAGCCGAAACGGACATTAGCTTTATACTTAGCTACCCATTGAAGATAGTCGCTAGCGCTCTGAACTGCAGTGACTTGGGTCTAGCCAGGTTCACATTTGTAAAATGGGTTAGATTGCTAATACATGGCTAGTACGTGTCATATAATGTAACCTACCCGTACCGGCTGTACTCTTCTTGACTCGTTTGTCCATGCCGGAATGTCACCAATGATGTACTATAAGCAGAAATCTAACAGTAAAGGTAACTAGCATGATAGATAGCTATCATCAACTCACTGACGAAAAATTATGAAAATGGCGACAACAGATGGAAAAGGAAACAGCTTAACATCATTACCGCCACCTATCGTGCTGGAATAAGAGCCACAATTGAAACCTGCTCTTTTCTTGAAATTACATTTTAGGTAAAAACACCAATTTCATAATTTTTCTGTATATATATTTGGTTGAGTATGAATCTTTATTTTGTGGCTTAATTAACTTTTGTGGTTTAATGAACACTTTAAATGTATTATAAAATGTCATCACACAGTACCATTCTAGCATACATTTGGTTTCCCATGCTGTGAATAAAATAGCAAAACAAGAAAGTAGTGGCACACAATTTTTACTTTATTTGCCTTTATCCAACACCAAATGTTGTGCTTATTTTTTGTAAAGGCTCCCTGCAATCATTGACTACTCTCGAAAAGAGAAATAAGCGAGTAGCTATCAATTTACATCTTGTGTCATTGGAATTTCAATAACCTATCCAAAAAAAGAAAAGCATCACAAACAAATGTTTTAATGACACAATCATTAATTGTTATCCAACAGGAGATATGCTTGTTGCTGCATTAATTAAGCCAGATATTATACTATTTTTCAATGTTCAGTCTATTAAGGGAATCCTGAATTCTGGTCCAAAATCTAAAGTCTACAACAAAAAAATAGAAATATTATTACAGCTAATGGCAATTTGTCAGGATATTAAAACTAGCATCCCAGTCGGTGTCTGTGGAGGGCAGCCACTGTGCAGGTAATCAACTCATTTTGGAGGAATTTCTCCTGCGACGGCTGGTGTGACTGTATTTCCTTGTCTGCTCAGATCGCTCTCCTGAGTGCAACCGCTCATGCGCCTTCAGAAGACGTGGTAACTTGAAGACCTTTCCACACTGGTCACAGGTGTGCCCCTCCGTCGTGTGGTGGATAATTATGTGCTCCTTCAGGTGCTGATTCAGCTTGTATGTCTTCCCACACATGTCGCAGTGGTAAGGGCGTTCGCCCGTGTGCAGACGTTTGTGACTGCTCAAGCTGTTgctctgtttaaaggtcttgtcACATATGTCACATCTGTAAGGTTTTACAGAGGTGTGCGTAAACATGTGGGCCTTAATGAGTCCGTTGCTGCCAAACACCTTCTGGCAGACAGGGCATGGGATCTTGGGCTTGGGGCCATGGTCCCTTTGGTgtttcttcaggtcaaactcaTAAACAAAAGTCTTTCCACACTGGGCACACAGGAACGGGCGGTTCCCAATGTGATAGCCCATGTGCCTCTTCAGCCCACTGGGATGAAAGAAGCGCATCCCACACTGCTCACAGATGAACGGGCGCTCCATGGTGTGCCAGCGCTCGTGGACAGACAGCTTGTATTGGGTTGGGAATCTCTTCTGACAATGAGTGCAGGGAAAGTTATTTTCACTTGCATGAGACTGGATGTGTATTCTGCAATAGAATGCTTGGGTGAAGCCCTTTCCGCAGATGGTGCATTTGTGTGGTTTCGCACCCATATGGATGGGCTGATGCTTCTTCAAGTCAGCCTTTTTCCGAAAGCCCTTGTCACACTTTTCACACTTAAATGGCCGCGCTTCAGAGTGATTTTTCATATGAGTGGTCATGCCTCCTAAGGACCTGAAGGCCCTGCCACACTCAGTGCATttgaaaggtttctctcctgtgtgaatgcgGAGGTGATTTTCCAGCTGAGACGAATagacaaaactctttccacactccTGGCAAATGATGGTTGCCTCAGGGATTTTCCTCTTCGAGGGTACCGTTATTCTTTGTGGCTTGGGCAGTCTCCTTCGGATAACAGCCCTCTCAAAGAGATTGGCTTCTGTTTCCTGACCCCCAATTTCCACACTGCTTCCAAGACACGTGTCACCTGACCGGATCTCCTTGTCTACATCATTGTTTTGTGGAAGGGGTGGCAAGGAAGGGAGCGAAATCGAGTTACTTGCAATGTGGGAGACCCACTGGTGGACACTCGCTAGCTCGACCGGCTGGTTATCTGGCTGGTTCCCATT
This DNA window, taken from Salvelinus namaycush isolate Seneca chromosome 38, SaNama_1.0, whole genome shotgun sequence, encodes the following:
- the LOC120031882 gene encoding zinc finger protein 135-like isoform X2 — translated: MDKRVKKSTAGTGPPLPLSSLRLLVSPLRLMYSFVWHVVNQRNVMHYGKVEEFVTVVTEAVPKLLSYKQRAQLILGLRARMILELFRNDPPNLQDIQHLLEKINILGQDAEVDESQANFVALVQTLLKNPYERKHFFQEEFHTHYGSKYDTALQALVGGLVLRLERLLSVPDLSQIASIISAAPSDLEECGQSVSDPEHLKILLQHQNLLNKIQLVPVTSSVGDCVLSSLSFRLTCGMQSMQTDFDEPAESLEAALSIMSPASFSDLEDLGMMSVESEHAGAVTTVEREDQNARDNGGLVKNSVLDSEEDNALSKNDIVSPTPQSVSRPVGGAPTVESMLPTERHKELATLMNTFITEASPSHIVTLATVTNGNQPDNQPVELASVHQWVSHIASNSISLPSLPPLPQNNDVDKEIRSGDTCLGSSVEIGGQETEANLFERAVIRRRLPKPQRITVPSKRKIPEATIICQECGKSFVYSSQLENHLRIHTGEKPFKCTECGRAFRSLGGMTTHMKNHSEARPFKCEKCDKGFRKKADLKKHQPIHMGAKPHKCTICGKGFTQAFYCRIHIQSHASENNFPCTHCQKRFPTQYKLSVHERWHTMERPFICEQCGMRFFHPSGLKRHMGYHIGNRPFLCAQCGKTFVYEFDLKKHQRDHGPKPKIPCPVCQKVFGSNGLIKAHMFTHTSVKPYRCDICDKTFKQSNSLSSHKRLHTGERPYHCDMCGKTYKLNQHLKEHIIIHHTTEGHTCDQCGKVFKLPRLLKAHERLHSGERSEQTRKYSHTSRRRRNSSKMS
- the LOC120031882 gene encoding zinc finger protein 135-like isoform X1, which codes for MDKRVKKSTAGTGPPLPLSSLRLLVSPLRLMYSFVWHVVNQRNVMHYGKVEEFVTVVTEAVPKLLSYKQRAQLILGLRARMILELFRNDPPNLQDIQHLLEKINILGQQDAEVDESQANFVALVQTLLKNPYERKHFFQEEFHTHYGSKYDTALQALVGGLVLRLERLLSVPDLSQIASIISAAPSDLEECGQSVSDPEHLKILLQHQNLLNKIQLVPVTSSVGDCVLSSLSFRLTCGMQSMQTDFDEPAESLEAALSIMSPASFSDLEDLGMMSVESEHAGAVTTVEREDQNARDNGGLVKNSVLDSEEDNALSKNDIVSPTPQSVSRPVGGAPTVESMLPTERHKELATLMNTFITEASPSHIVTLATVTNGNQPDNQPVELASVHQWVSHIASNSISLPSLPPLPQNNDVDKEIRSGDTCLGSSVEIGGQETEANLFERAVIRRRLPKPQRITVPSKRKIPEATIICQECGKSFVYSSQLENHLRIHTGEKPFKCTECGRAFRSLGGMTTHMKNHSEARPFKCEKCDKGFRKKADLKKHQPIHMGAKPHKCTICGKGFTQAFYCRIHIQSHASENNFPCTHCQKRFPTQYKLSVHERWHTMERPFICEQCGMRFFHPSGLKRHMGYHIGNRPFLCAQCGKTFVYEFDLKKHQRDHGPKPKIPCPVCQKVFGSNGLIKAHMFTHTSVKPYRCDICDKTFKQSNSLSSHKRLHTGERPYHCDMCGKTYKLNQHLKEHIIIHHTTEGHTCDQCGKVFKLPRLLKAHERLHSGERSEQTRKYSHTSRRRRNSSKMS
- the LOC120031882 gene encoding zinc finger protein 135-like isoform X3, with protein sequence MDKRVKKSTAGPPLPLSSLRLLVSPLRLMYSFVWHVVNQRNVMHYGKVEEFVTVVTEAVPKLLSYKQRAQLILGLRARMILELFRNDPPNLQDIQHLLEKINILGQQDAEVDESQANFVALVQTLLKNPYERKHFFQEEFHTHYGSKYDTALQALVGGLVLRLERLLSVPDLSQIASIISAAPSDLEECGQSVSDPEHLKILLQHQNLLNKIQLVPVTSSVGDCVLSSLSFRLTCGMQSMQTDFDEPAESLEAALSIMSPASFSDLEDLGMMSVESEHAGAVTTVEREDQNARDNGGLVKNSVLDSEEDNALSKNDIVSPTPQSVSRPVGGAPTVESMLPTERHKELATLMNTFITEASPSHIVTLATVTNGNQPDNQPVELASVHQWVSHIASNSISLPSLPPLPQNNDVDKEIRSGDTCLGSSVEIGGQETEANLFERAVIRRRLPKPQRITVPSKRKIPEATIICQECGKSFVYSSQLENHLRIHTGEKPFKCTECGRAFRSLGGMTTHMKNHSEARPFKCEKCDKGFRKKADLKKHQPIHMGAKPHKCTICGKGFTQAFYCRIHIQSHASENNFPCTHCQKRFPTQYKLSVHERWHTMERPFICEQCGMRFFHPSGLKRHMGYHIGNRPFLCAQCGKTFVYEFDLKKHQRDHGPKPKIPCPVCQKVFGSNGLIKAHMFTHTSVKPYRCDICDKTFKQSNSLSSHKRLHTGERPYHCDMCGKTYKLNQHLKEHIIIHHTTEGHTCDQCGKVFKLPRLLKAHERLHSGERSEQTRKYSHTSRRRRNSSKMS